Sequence from the Thermodesulfobacteriota bacterium genome:
CTTTAACGAGTTGCCAATGCAAGTAAATTATGCATTTTCTGGAAAATCTTCGTTTTACTTCTATGCGATTTTACATCGTAAATTCAAACAGTTTTCAATTGTCGTTCAGACACTAATTAAAAAATTGATTTTTTGTCAACTATTTTCTTGACAAGTTTTTTGAGGGGGAATTTTCGGCAGAAAAAAGGCCATCAACTTTTGAACTTTGGCGAGATCGGAGTTGATGGCCTGGAAAGTGTTCCAGTGGACAAAGCCACTTAGGAACCTTTACTTTTTTCTATCGTATCTTCCCGGAAAAATCAAGAAAGGAGGTGATTTTATTGAACACAAGCAGCCTTGAAACAACAGACATATTCAGAGGCGCATTCTTTTTATGCATGGGCGGTGATTTAAGTGATATCCGGTTCAGAACCAATGGAAAACGAATCGCATCTTTTATGTTTACCGGCGCTGATCTGGATAAGCTGGATAAAGATTATATGAACGGCCATGCCCTGGTTAATCCGGTTCAGTTCAGAGAGTCCTTAAATCGTTTGCGTGACATTTTATTTGAAAAACTACGAGATAGCAGGAGATACGAGAATGATAGAAAAAGAAAAAATCGAACGCATCAAAACCACGGTTGACCTTGCCGCCCTGGTCAGGGCCAAAGGCGTTAAACTCAAGAAAAACGGCAAAAGCTTTTTTGGCCTGTGCCCCTTCCATGACGATCACAATCCATCACTTTCTATCAATCCAACCACAAACTTATGGCAGTGTTTTGGCTGCGGCACAGGCGGTGATGTGATCCGGTTTGTCGAGCTGTTTGACCAGGTGGACTTTAAAGAGGCGGTCGAGATATTGACGGATAACGGTTTTAAAAAGACCGCTGAAAAGGGGTCAAGTCCATTTATGACTTATTTGGCCAGTAATGATAGGCAATCCAATTATGGCACGACCATTTAGAATACAATATCCAGATGCATAGTAGCATGTAATGAACCGTGGAAGACGTGGCGAGGATATTTTTTCAGATGATCAGGACTATATGATGTTTAAGTATTTTATCCGCTGCCTTGATAATGAAGTGCCCTTTACCCTGCAACAAATAAAACAAATGAACCACCTATCCAATAAATCCTGTTAATCCTGTCAACATTAGTGGCTTCCAGACATCCACGGTTGAAAGATATGAGTTGATATTTAAATCTCTTTGTTTTAAAAATATTTCTCATTATTTTCTGCCTTAATTCAGGCTTTTTTTCTAAGGAGGATTTTATGAATGATATCAATGTAAAGGATGAGGCTTCAACTAAATTTAAGCCTTTTCTGGATGTTGTATTAAACAAATATATGGACAAGATCCATTCCATTCACCTCACGGGGAGTGCATTGACTGAAGATTTTAATCCCCATACCTCGGATATCAATTCCATCATTGTACTGAATCGAATGGATTTGAAATTTCTTGAAGATTTTGCCCCTCTTGGCAAAAAATTCGGCAAAAAGCAGGTTGCTTCCCCGCTGATTATGACCCCGGATTATATTTCAACTTCCCTGGATGTTTTCCCGGTTGAATTTCTAACCATAAAACTCCTTCACCATACCGTTTTCGGACAAGATATCCTCCAAGACATTGAAATAAACCACTCTGATCTCAGGCATCAGTGTGAAAGTGAGCTGAAAGTGAAATTAATTGAACTCAGGCAGGGATATCTTTCTTCTTTAGGGAGCAAAAAGTTCCTAGCAGACGGATTCATACGTTCTTTTTCCGGATATATTCCCCTTTTCAGGGGTATCATTGTTCTTTTTGGGAAAGCGCCTCCCAAAGAAAATGAAGAGGTACTGACCGCTTTGCGGGATGCATCCGGTGTTAATCTCGATGTATTTAAAAAGGTATTGAAAGCTAAAAAAGATAAAACAGAGCTTTCCATTGAAACGTTAAACTCCATATTCGAAGACTACTATAGGGCGATCGAACAACTGGGGAATATTACCGATGAAATTAAAGCGTAATTTAATATATATTCTTTCAATTTTATTTTTATTGCTGTTGACGGCCCAATTTTCCCATGCGGTCAGCATACCGGAAAGCCCCGGCAAACATGTGGTTGACCTTGCAGATATCATTGATCATCCGATTAAAATCAAACTCAATCAGTACTTAAGAGAACTCCAACTGAAGACCACCGCACAGATTGCGATTCTCACCATTAAAAGTCTCGAGGGCGGATCAATTGAAGATTTATCCATAACGGTGGCTCATGATAAATGGAAACTCGGCCAAAAAGGAAAGGACAACGGCATATTGCTGCTGGTATCCCTCAACGACAGAAAGTACAGAATTGAAGTCGGCTACGGCCTTGAGGGAGTGATTCCGGATAGTTTGGCCGGAAGCATTGGACGCAACTATCTGGTTCCTTTTTTCAGAAAGGGGGATTATTCCACCGGAATTTATACTGCTGCGGTTGCTTTGGCCAATGAAATCGCCAAAGATTCCGGCGTCACCATCAGCGGAATGCCACAACCGGGGAAGACCTTTCAACGCACCAAAGAAGATCAGCCCACCGGTTTCTTTGGCAAGATCGTATCCGTTATTTTTTTCGTCATTTTATTTATTCTGTTTATCAGAAATCCAAGACTGTTTCTCATGCTTTTGCTTTTTTCTTCCATTGGAGGAAGACGCGGAGGCTGGGGAGGCGGAGGCGGTTTCGGTGGAAGCGGCGGCTTTGGTGGCGGAGGCGGCGGTTTCGGCGGAGGCGGCGCTTCAGGGGGATGGTAAGATCATAATGATTCGAGGGTTCAGGTGTTCGAGTGATCCGCCACAGAACAGGCGGATAAAACTGCTTAAGAATTAAAAGTTTAGTAAAGGTACTATGTAACCATTTACGGCTTGAAACTCGAAATTGAAAAGTAGAAATTCGGGAAACATGAAAACTAAATTTCCAATCTCAACTTTCTAATTTCAACGTACTGTGAACGCTTACAATCAATCAATCTGGAAGAAAACCATTTTAAAATACCTTTATGGAGGTTTCTATGTCAACTGGAACAAAAATCATTCTAATCATATTCGGTGTATTTCTCTTGCTTGCCTTGCTGGTGGGCGGAAAACTGATCAGCGGGTATAACACCGTCATTTCCATGGACGAAAATGTTAAGGGAAAGTGGGCCCAGGTGGAAAATCAGCTCAAGCGAAGGTATGACCTTATTCCCAATCTGGTTGAAACAGTTAAGGGCTATGCCAAACACGAAAAAGAGCTGTTTGAAAATATTGCAGAAGCCAGAACCAAGTACTTTCAGGCCAAAGGTGTAAAAGATAAGGTGGCAGGCGCCAATCGTCTTGAAGGTGTACTGTCAAGGCTGCTCCTTTTGCAGGAAAGATATCCGGACCTAAAGGCAAACCAGTCGTTTCTCAAGCTCCAGGACAGCCTTGAAGGAACCGAAAACAGAATTGCGGTTGAAAGGAAAAGATACAACGATGCGGTTCAGATCTTAAATACATACATCCGAACATTTTTCGGCAGATTCTTTGCCGCATTTGCCAACGTCTCAAAAGCAGAATACTATGAAATTCCTGAAGCTGAAAAGGCCGCACCCAAAGTGAAATTTGAATAAATGTAACTAATCACGTCGTCAGGCTGAAGCTGTTTAGACTGAAGGCTGAAGGGGAAAAAACACGATTTCTGTATGTTGACGAAAATATCTGATTTCCATGACAACCTTCTTTCTTAAACCTAAAATCTGAGTAGTTACTACAAAGAATACAAGGTCAAATGAAGAAATATTTTCTCATTTTCTTTATCTGTATCCTCGGAGCGGTTCTTTATACCCTCTATTTTCATCAAATACTTTTTCCACTCCAAAACATTGACTTTAAGCACAGGCCGGCCGGTAATGCCCATCTTTTTGACTACGCCAATATACTTCAAGATGTGGAAGAATATTCAAATAACTATCTAAAAACGATTAATGATCGTTATAAGATAGAAACGCTTATGGTAAGCATTCCCTCCCTTAACCACCTGAGAACTGTTGGGGAAGCGGCTGTGGAGATATTAAACAACTGGAAAATCGGAAAAGATGATAATGGCAGAGGAATCCTCCTGCTGCTGGCAGATAAAGAAAAACAGGTTAAACTTGAAGTATCGTATGAACTGGAAGACGTATTTACCGATATTTTCTGCGGCTATGTGGAAGACAAACAGCTTGGACCCTATTTTTTAGCTGGACAACTGGGCACCGGCCTGCTGGCAGTCATGGAAGAAATAGAAAACCGCGCTCAAATAAAACACCAGGGTAAATATAACGTCCATTCAATTTCACGGTTGGATGGTATTCTGCTTTCAGGAGGTGCAGGGGCCACACAAAAGTTACTCGAGTTTAACAAAGAGACTGTGCAAACAGGCAACGCTTTTTTTCCGGCCGGAAAAACCCCTGCGCAAGCATGGGAGACCCTGCTAAACAGCTGGCGCATGAAGTCCCGCAACCCGAACCTGGAAATATATACCCACGTCACCCGACTGGCTTACAGGGATTTTCAAAACCTTCCGGATTCCCGATATGAAGAAGATGTAAAAACCTACGGGAAAAAACCCTATGAGGTCATTGGCAATAATCATTATGCGGTCATTTTTTTCGGGAATAAAACCGGATGGGAAAATGCCCCCTTCTTATTCTGCAGGACTTCTGAAGGATGGCAGTTTGATATCGTCCATCAACGCAAGTATATCCGCATGGGCCCCAACCCCAAATGGGGGATTGAACGCACCAACCATCCCTATATCGATCTGTTAGCAAAATGCCCTTATTGGATGGGTCAGGACATCCCCCTTGAAAAACAGGATAAATATCGAACGATCGATGATAAACAAATTGCCGGGCAGATCAAAAGGCTTGAAAAGAAATATCAAACCAATCCCGCTGACATCGGTTTACTGATTGAACTGGGTAGGTTATATACCATTACGTCTATGGGCTTAAAAAGCATTCCTATTTTGAAAAAGGCGAAACAGTTTAACCCTGACCACCCGCTTCCGTATAAATATCTTGCCATTCGCTATGTGGACAGTACTTACCAGTACCGTAAAGCCATACAAGAGATGAAAGCCTATGTAAAATTAAAACCGGACGATGTCTTTGGGCGAAATTTTTTGGGTTATGTTTATTTTTGCCTAAAAAAATATCACCCGGCCATTACTGAATTCAATAAAGCCGTGGAGCTGAAAAAAGACAATTGTTACGCTTTTTGCAAATTATCAAGATGTTATGGTTTGCTTCATCTCAATAAATCTAGATCCGTAATGCCTATTTCAACCCACAGCAACAAGCAACTTACCATTGAAATGCAGCAAAAAGCCCAACAGACGGTGACACCGGATGCAAGAAGAATCACCTGGTTGAAATCGTGGCTGAGAAAAAATAAGCTGTTATAGCAGACCTGTCTAAACGCGGATGTACAAATAAAAAAGGGCACCTCAAGTTGAAGTGCCCTTTTTTTGAATAATGGGGGGGGTTATTCAATCGGATATCCGGCTTTTTCCCAAGCCTTCCAACCACCAGCCATATTTTTGACGTTTTTGTATCCCATTCGACAAAGGGTACAGGTTGCCAGGCATCCCCGTCCTCCGCTCTTGCAGTACATGGCAATTTTGGCATTCTTGTCGGGGATTTTTTTAGCAATCTTAAACTCCAGCAAGCCCCTGGGGATATTCATTGCCCCGGGGATATGTCCCATTTTAAACTCCTTTTTTGTCCGACAGTCCAAAAAAATATATCCGCCTTTGTCTAGTAGGCCTTTGGCTTCAGAGACCGATACCTCACAAATATTTTTTTTGGCTTCGGCCACAAGCTCTTTGGCTGTCATATCCTTGGCCACCGCAACAGGAGCGGTCAGAGCCAAGGTTGAAACTATAGCCAGTACAAATACAAACAGAATACTTTTTTTCATGGCATTTCCTCCTTTAATCCTTAAGTGTGAAGACCATTTGCCGGCAGATACCTTGAGACGATATCACTAAATGTCTGTTTGCCATTATCTTCCGGTATTGAATCATTATCGATCATTTCGCTGATTCAAAAACCTGCGGTAAAAGCCGGGTGTAGCTCTTTTTACTCATTTCTCCTTTTAGGGGGAATCAGATGTTTGGGCACAATCACATTTTTGTTCGCCTTTACATATTTTCTTTTCACATCCTTTTTAAGCAGAAACAGTTCTTTATTTCCATGACAGGCATTGCACGTTTTGTTTTGCGGCGTCTGTCTTCTTATATTATGCGGCGTAGCCAGTTTCCACGTGGGAAGTCTATCAAAGTTTTTCAATCCACGCTTGACATAAAACTTAAAGGTATCCTGATCCACCGGGATATGACGAACCGTAACAAAACTTTCGGGTCTTTTTTCCGATTTCGCGGGATTCAGACCGATCTTGAATTGCATGTCTGACGACTTGGTTTTAAAGAACTTAAGGCCTTTTTTATCCTTTCCAACATGACAGGCATAACAGTTTTTGTAGGGCTGTGAATGACAAACATTACAGCTCACCTGATCTTTATGAATCCAATGGTTTTTAACATTTTGCGCTTTTGCGTCATAGATCGCCTGATGGCAATCCAAACATTTGGGACCGTTTTCCACCTCATAACGATTCGCATAATCCTTGCCATCCCCGTGCATTTCATCTGCTTTGTGGCACTTATTGCATTTAAAATATTTTTCTTTATGTATATCCGGTTTAAATCCCTTATTTTCACCGAGATACTCTTTTCCGACCCGGCTTCCGTGACAAGCCGTACAGACTTCCTGCATCGGAGGTCTTTTCTGGAACAGGTGTCCTTCCAGTAATCCTCCTTCCACCGAATCAGGACGGCTGATATGGCATTGCCCGCAACTGCTGTGGCAGGCACTGCAATGACCCTCTCTGGCCGCATTTACCTTTTGGTGGACCGGCTTGTCCGTATTCGCCCTGGCGTCTATTATTTTCTTAAAAGGAGACAGGCTAATGTGAAGGCTGGTTTTATAGTTTTCTGCAATCTCTTCATGGCATGCACCGCAACTTTCTGACGGATCAGGAAAGGATGGATCTTTGGCTACTCCTTTGTGGGCTTTACGCCAGTCAGGTTCGTCTGGATTACCACCATGGCATTCCTGACATTCAATCTCACCATGATTTTCATCTTCGGCTATTTCGCTGTCCACAAAGAGCTTTTCGTGCGGAGCCAACGGCTCCACCGCTCCACCTCATCCCTCTCCTTTCGTTTCTGCTGAAGCTCCGGGCTTACCTTTATTGACTTTAGCAATCTCTCTGGTGATCTTTATCAACTTTCGTGCATTTGTATGGCAGGTGAAACAGTAATTCTCCTTCTCTGCCGATCGGGCCCCCGGGCTGCTATAAAGCAATAAAAGGGAAACAGCAAAGACCAACCCCAAACAAATGACAACTCTAATGGCTTTCATGGTCTTGCTCCTTAATTTTCATACTTCAATTATTCTTGGCATCAATTTTACCCCTCAAACAATCCTCCTTTACCCTTATCACCTCCTTTATGCTTTAAACCAGGTCCCATCAGCGGCTATACTTGAATCCAGGCATATGAAACCGAGGTTCGTTTAGCTTCTTAGACAAATATGCCGCCACTATCTGGTCTATCTCTCCGGCAATGCCGGTGGTTAAATGGATCTTTGCACTCTGAAGCATGTGGTAAAGCAAATCACTGATTCCGCTGCATATAATGGTTTTAACTTTCAGCTTTTGCAAAATTGCCGCGCGTTCCGTTATGGACAACTGATCCAGATAGATCTCACTTCTTTCTATTTCTTTGCTATGGTCAATATCCACCAACAAGAGCCGGGTACATGAATCAAACACCGGCGAAACCCTTGATTGAAAAATGGGAATCGCAATTCTAACCATACCGGTTATGCTTTAATTTTTTTCGGTTCACTAAATGAAAGGCCTATCGGTCTCATTATTGAACGACAACACTACACATATATTTCAGCAATATACGTGCCAAAACCCCAATTAATTTTCCCATCATAGATAACTGACTGAATAACAATTAAATAAATAATATTTAAAAATTAACATCATCAGTATTCACCCGATTATTGGGGTCATTTTACACCCGTTTGCTACATTTTTAAGGAACAAAATAGCCCCATTATAATCCATATATTATGACTTTTATCGATTTTAATTCGCCAAAACCGGTCTAGATGATTGACATCACCACTATATTATTGTTAAAAAAAGATGTTTGTTCGCAGCTATTTTGTAGGCCAAACAGCCCTGCAGCAAAAAACGGCATTTAACAGATAAAAATAATTTTTGCATAAGCCAAAAATCCAACTGGGTAAATGAAACTACCTAAAGAACAAATTAAAGAACACTATCAAATTATCTTGGACAGCATTGCAGATGGCGTTTTTACGGTTAACCTGGATTTACACATTACCTCCTTTAACAGAGGATCAGAACATATCACCGGGATCCCCAGAGAAGAGGCGATCGGACGGCCGTGCTTTGAAGTCTTAAGGGCCAGT
This genomic interval carries:
- a CDS encoding TPM domain-containing protein; translation: MKLKRNLIYILSILFLLLLTAQFSHAVSIPESPGKHVVDLADIIDHPIKIKLNQYLRELQLKTTAQIAILTIKSLEGGSIEDLSITVAHDKWKLGQKGKDNGILLLVSLNDRKYRIEVGYGLEGVIPDSLAGSIGRNYLVPFFRKGDYSTGIYTAAVALANEIAKDSGVTISGMPQPGKTFQRTKEDQPTGFFGKIVSVIFFVILFILFIRNPRLFLMLLLFSSIGGRRGGWGGGGGFGGSGGFGGGGGGFGGGGASGGW
- a CDS encoding multiheme c-type cytochrome; translated protein: MEPLAPHEKLFVDSEIAEDENHGEIECQECHGGNPDEPDWRKAHKGVAKDPSFPDPSESCGACHEEIAENYKTSLHISLSPFKKIIDARANTDKPVHQKVNAAREGHCSACHSSCGQCHISRPDSVEGGLLEGHLFQKRPPMQEVCTACHGSRVGKEYLGENKGFKPDIHKEKYFKCNKCHKADEMHGDGKDYANRYEVENGPKCLDCHQAIYDAKAQNVKNHWIHKDQVSCNVCHSQPYKNCYACHVGKDKKGLKFFKTKSSDMQFKIGLNPAKSEKRPESFVTVRHIPVDQDTFKFYVKRGLKNFDRLPTWKLATPHNIRRQTPQNKTCNACHGNKELFLLKKDVKRKYVKANKNVIVPKHLIPPKRRNE
- a CDS encoding rhodanese-like domain-containing protein, whose translation is MKKSILFVFVLAIVSTLALTAPVAVAKDMTAKELVAEAKKNICEVSVSEAKGLLDKGGYIFLDCRTKKEFKMGHIPGAMNIPRGLLEFKIAKKIPDKNAKIAMYCKSGGRGCLATCTLCRMGYKNVKNMAGGWKAWEKAGYPIE
- a CDS encoding CHC2 zinc finger domain-containing protein; amino-acid sequence: MIEKEKIERIKTTVDLAALVRAKGVKLKKNGKSFFGLCPFHDDHNPSLSINPTTNLWQCFGCGTGGDVIRFVELFDQVDFKEAVEILTDNGFKKTAEKGSSPFMTYLASNDRQSNYGTTI
- a CDS encoding LemA family protein, whose translation is MSTGTKIILIIFGVFLLLALLVGGKLISGYNTVISMDENVKGKWAQVENQLKRRYDLIPNLVETVKGYAKHEKELFENIAEARTKYFQAKGVKDKVAGANRLEGVLSRLLLLQERYPDLKANQSFLKLQDSLEGTENRIAVERKRYNDAVQILNTYIRTFFGRFFAAFANVSKAEYYEIPEAEKAAPKVKFE
- a CDS encoding NifB/NifX family molybdenum-iron cluster-binding protein — protein: MVRIAIPIFQSRVSPVFDSCTRLLLVDIDHSKEIERSEIYLDQLSITERAAILQKLKVKTIICSGISDLLYHMLQSAKIHLTTGIAGEIDQIVAAYLSKKLNEPRFHMPGFKYSR
- a CDS encoding TPM domain-containing protein codes for the protein MKKYFLIFFICILGAVLYTLYFHQILFPLQNIDFKHRPAGNAHLFDYANILQDVEEYSNNYLKTINDRYKIETLMVSIPSLNHLRTVGEAAVEILNNWKIGKDDNGRGILLLLADKEKQVKLEVSYELEDVFTDIFCGYVEDKQLGPYFLAGQLGTGLLAVMEEIENRAQIKHQGKYNVHSISRLDGILLSGGAGATQKLLEFNKETVQTGNAFFPAGKTPAQAWETLLNSWRMKSRNPNLEIYTHVTRLAYRDFQNLPDSRYEEDVKTYGKKPYEVIGNNHYAVIFFGNKTGWENAPFLFCRTSEGWQFDIVHQRKYIRMGPNPKWGIERTNHPYIDLLAKCPYWMGQDIPLEKQDKYRTIDDKQIAGQIKRLEKKYQTNPADIGLLIELGRLYTITSMGLKSIPILKKAKQFNPDHPLPYKYLAIRYVDSTYQYRKAIQEMKAYVKLKPDDVFGRNFLGYVYFCLKKYHPAITEFNKAVELKKDNCYAFCKLSRCYGLLHLNKSRSVMPISTHSNKQLTIEMQQKAQQTVTPDARRITWLKSWLRKNKLL